The region CGGGTCAAGACCTGCTGAAGGCTCATCCAAGAACAATATCTTAGGATCTAAGGCCATCGCGCGTGCAATCGCTGCGCGTTTTTGCATGCCGCCACTAATTTCGCTAGGCATATAAGACTCATAAGGCAACAAGCCAACCAGATCAAGCTTACAACGCGCCAATAAATTCATCTGCGTCTGAGTAAGCTGGGTGTACTCCTGCATAAACAAGGTTACGTTATCCAACAAATTCATCGAACCAAATAAAGCACCCTGCTGATACATGACACCAAAACTCGTCATAATTTTTTGGCGTGCGGGGCCTTGAGCGGTGGTGATGTTTTGACCTTCTATGAGCACATCACCCGACAAAGGTTGATACAAACCAAATAAATTCTTCAAAAGGCTAGATTTACCGCAACCTGAGCCACCCAAGATGACAAAGATTTCACCATTATTAACAGTGAAATTGAGGTTTTGCATTAAGACGTTAGATCCATAGCCAACTGTCAGGTTTTGGACGTCAATCGCGCAGGTGGTGTTATTCACTTCACTCATTAGAAGCCCGTCTTATAAGAAATGAAAGCGAATATTCCGTCAACAATCACGATCATCACGATGCTGCTAACCACGGCACGAGTTGCAGAAATACCAACTGCTGCTGCCCCGTTTCCAGTTTGCATACCCCGCAGACAGCCTACCGCTGAAACAACTACACCAAATAAGGTGGCCTTAATTAATCCCGACGTGACATCTTCAACATCGACTGCGGAGAGCATGCCGTTATAAAAATTAATGAAAGGGATTCCATAAATCAACATAGTGAGCATGGATGCAAAGATACTGACGATGTCGGCAAATAACGTTAGGATCGGGGCAACCAAAATACCAGCCAGAACACGGGGTACCACCAAGAATCGCATTGGACTTAAGCCGCCCGAAACCAAGGCATCAACCTCGCTATTGACGGTCATGGTTCCAATCTCAGCAGCAAATGCTGCTGATGATCGGCCGGCTAGCAAAATAGCAGTAATCAAAGGCCCCATCTCACGTACGATGCCGAGTGCAGCTAGCGGGCCAACAAATGACACGGCGCCAAACTGCTTCATCCCGATAGCAGCTTGAAATGAAAGAATTACGCCAATTAAGAAGGCAACCAACCCAATAATTGGCAAAGCATTAATACCAGCTTCTACAGCTGCATTAACAAAGTCACCCCAGCGAACATGCTTTAAATTTCGAACAGACCACACAAGGTCTGAGCCAAGATGACCTAGAAAGGTAATTAAACCTTTGCTATCTTTTATTAAATTTGCAGTACCCATTCCTATATTGGTCACAAAACCTCTTTGTGGCTTCGCTACAGGGGCTGGAAATAAATTTGAGATGGGATCAAATTCTTTTAACAGTGGCTGATAGCGCTCAGCTAAGCCTATCAATTCGAAATTACCACCGGCGACAGTTTGTGCTTCTTGCAATGCAATGATGAAAGCGATTCCAGCACCATCAAGTGTTTCGACTTTGGTGACATCACAAGTAAGGGATTTAGCAGCACTATTAACCGTAGAGCTTGAATGTAGCCATGCATCCTGGGCTGCACGCACTTGCGTCCATACACCACCCAGCGTATACACATTTACAACACCATTTAACGTGACATTTGCATGCGTGTCATCCACCTTGCCCCAGGCAGCAATTGATGCCTCAGAATTAGTGGAAATGGTGTCAGAATTACTCATAGGGCAACTATAAGGGATCTCTGTAGGGGCCGATGGAATTGCTAAAAGTAAAAAGGGCCCAGTTTTTCAACTAGGCCCCATATGAGTTGGTGCGGCTGGCAGGAATTGAACCCACGACCCCTTGGTTCGTAGCCAAGTACTCTATCCAGCTGAGCTACAGCCGCAACAGCCATAATTATGCCATGGAAGAGAAGAACTACATCACACCCGTTGGTCACGAGCGCATCAAAACC is a window of Polynucleobacter asymbioticus QLW-P1DMWA-1 DNA encoding:
- a CDS encoding ABC transporter ATP-binding protein, coding for MSEVNNTTCAIDVQNLTVGYGSNVLMQNLNFTVNNGEIFVILGGSGCGKSSLLKNLFGLYQPLSGDVLIEGQNITTAQGPARQKIMTSFGVMYQQGALFGSMNLLDNVTLFMQEYTQLTQTQMNLLARCKLDLVGLLPYESYMPSEISGGMQKRAAIARAMALDPKILFLDEPSAGLDPITSADLDSTIIDLSKNLGITFVIVSHELASIYAIADKVIMLDKQAKGIIAEGDPKVLRDTSKDPRVHQFFNRIMSKDAA
- a CDS encoding MlaE family ABC transporter permease, which gives rise to MSNSDTISTNSEASIAAWGKVDDTHANVTLNGVVNVYTLGGVWTQVRAAQDAWLHSSSTVNSAAKSLTCDVTKVETLDGAGIAFIIALQEAQTVAGGNFELIGLAERYQPLLKEFDPISNLFPAPVAKPQRGFVTNIGMGTANLIKDSKGLITFLGHLGSDLVWSVRNLKHVRWGDFVNAAVEAGINALPIIGLVAFLIGVILSFQAAIGMKQFGAVSFVGPLAALGIVREMGPLITAILLAGRSSAAFAAEIGTMTVNSEVDALVSGGLSPMRFLVVPRVLAGILVAPILTLFADIVSIFASMLTMLIYGIPFINFYNGMLSAVDVEDVTSGLIKATLFGVVVSAVGCLRGMQTGNGAAAVGISATRAVVSSIVMIVIVDGIFAFISYKTGF